The following coding sequences lie in one Amycolatopsis cihanbeyliensis genomic window:
- a CDS encoding MFS transporter: protein MYLSTTRAGAAAPATPTTGPGRGRVPGTVLALGMVSFVTDISAEMVTAVLPMYLMYGIGLGYLQLGLLDGLYTGASALLRLGGGYVADRFSRAKAVAVTGYGLSALTKLALPLAGTSMAGIGLAVGVDRAGKGIRTAPRDALITLSTPADGLGRAFGVHRTMDTAGALLGPIVAFGLLAAVLGGYDLVFGASFGFAVIGVLILVFFVRRPAPVSGARRGTLRAGLTALARPRLRRTCFAAGLLGLVTVGDMFLYLAIQQRIGLAPTVLPLLPLGTAVTFMLAATPAGRLADRVGRWRLFLGGHVLLLGGYLVLVGPFGGWPAALAVLGLHGLFYAATDGVLMALAGQLVPAEVRATGLAVVQTVQAVARAGGAVLFGIMAQLTAPTTAFGFLAAALCVAIAVAAPLGARGRDR from the coding sequence GTGTACCTGTCCACCACCCGAGCCGGCGCGGCCGCGCCGGCCACGCCCACCACCGGTCCCGGCCGGGGCCGCGTGCCGGGAACCGTTCTCGCCCTCGGCATGGTCAGCTTCGTCACCGACATCTCCGCCGAGATGGTGACCGCCGTGCTGCCGATGTACCTGATGTACGGCATCGGGCTCGGCTACCTGCAGCTCGGCCTGCTGGACGGCCTCTATACCGGGGCGAGTGCCCTGCTCCGGCTTGGCGGGGGCTATGTCGCCGACCGGTTCTCCCGGGCCAAGGCGGTCGCGGTCACCGGTTACGGGCTCTCCGCGCTGACCAAGCTCGCCCTGCCACTGGCCGGTACCTCGATGGCCGGTATCGGCCTCGCGGTCGGCGTCGACCGCGCGGGCAAGGGCATTCGCACGGCGCCACGGGACGCGCTGATCACGTTGAGCACCCCGGCGGACGGCCTCGGCAGGGCCTTCGGGGTGCACCGCACGATGGACACCGCCGGGGCGTTACTCGGCCCGATCGTCGCCTTCGGGCTGCTTGCTGCGGTCCTCGGCGGATACGACCTGGTGTTCGGGGCCAGTTTCGGGTTCGCCGTGATCGGCGTGCTCATCCTGGTGTTCTTCGTGCGCAGGCCCGCGCCGGTGAGCGGGGCGCGGCGCGGGACCCTGCGGGCCGGGCTCACCGCGCTCGCCCGGCCGCGGCTGCGCCGCACCTGCTTTGCCGCCGGGCTGCTGGGCTTGGTGACCGTCGGCGACATGTTCCTCTATCTCGCCATTCAACAGCGGATCGGGCTCGCGCCCACGGTCCTCCCGCTGCTGCCGCTGGGCACGGCCGTGACCTTCATGCTCGCCGCCACCCCCGCGGGCAGGCTCGCCGATCGCGTCGGTCGATGGCGGCTGTTCCTGGGCGGTCACGTCCTGCTGCTCGGCGGGTATCTCGTCCTGGTCGGACCGTTCGGCGGATGGCCGGCCGCGCTTGCCGTGCTCGGACTACACGGCCTGTTCTACGCGGCGACCGACGGGGTACTGATGGCCTTGGCCGGGCAGCTGGTCCCGGCGGAGGTTCGCGCGACCGGCCTGGCCGTGGTGCAGACCGTCCAGGCCGTGGCGCGGGCGGGCGGCGCCGTGCTGTTCGGGATCATGGCCCAGCTCACCGCGCCCACGACCGCCTTCGGGTTCCTCGCGGCGGCTCTGTGCGTGGCGATCGCGGTCGCGGCCCCGCTCGGCGCGAGGGGGAGGGACCGATGA
- a CDS encoding TolB family protein: protein MRTPRGRVLLGGTLIGMVLALMAGYVVWRGAGGDAGARAGNLDLHRTGTLLHVKAGGGVVQSTMDGTWLGAGPHCVRAYAAGGTLACLRGLGRRFSAELEVYGSGGHSELTLPLWGIPSRVRVSASGNLVGWTVFREGDSYLANGAYSTTAGIYDLRSGAHYGSLEDFQPLLDGSPYRRQDVNYWGVTFAEDDRTFYATMSSAGSTWLMRGDLATRTLTALRRNVECPSLSPDGTRIAYKKRNGQRWRLHVLDLATGADTALAEPDHVDDQPAWLDPHTIAYTKPGPAVFAVPADGGGAPRRLTAGASPSPVR from the coding sequence ATGAGGACACCGCGCGGGCGAGTCCTGCTCGGCGGGACGCTGATCGGCATGGTGCTCGCGCTCATGGCGGGCTACGTGGTGTGGCGTGGCGCCGGCGGTGACGCGGGGGCGCGGGCCGGCAACCTGGATCTGCACCGCACCGGCACCCTGCTGCACGTCAAGGCCGGCGGCGGGGTAGTACAGTCCACTATGGATGGAACATGGCTCGGTGCGGGGCCGCACTGCGTCCGGGCCTACGCGGCGGGCGGAACCCTGGCCTGCCTGCGCGGGCTGGGTCGGCGGTTCTCCGCCGAACTCGAGGTCTACGGCAGCGGTGGACACAGCGAGCTGACGCTGCCGCTGTGGGGGATACCCAGCAGGGTGCGGGTCTCCGCTTCCGGGAACCTGGTGGGGTGGACGGTGTTCCGGGAAGGCGACTCCTACCTGGCGAACGGCGCCTACTCCACCACCGCGGGGATCTACGACCTGCGCAGCGGCGCCCACTACGGGTCGCTGGAGGATTTCCAGCCCCTGCTCGACGGCAGCCCGTACCGGCGGCAGGACGTCAACTACTGGGGCGTCACCTTCGCCGAGGACGACCGCACCTTCTACGCCACCATGTCCTCGGCAGGCAGTACCTGGCTGATGCGGGGTGACCTGGCAACCAGGACGCTCACCGCGCTCCGCCGAAATGTCGAGTGCCCCTCGCTGTCCCCGGACGGGACCCGTATCGCCTACAAGAAGCGCAACGGGCAGCGGTGGCGGCTGCACGTGCTGGACCTGGCGACCGGCGCGGACACCGCGCTGGCCGAGCCGGACCACGTGGATGACCAGCCCGCATGGCTGGACCCGCACACCATCGCCTACACCAAGCCGGGCCCCGCCGTGTTCGCCGTGCCCGCCGACGGCGGCGGCGCGCCGCGTAGGCTCACCGCGGGCGCCTCGCCGTCCCCGGTGCGCTGA
- a CDS encoding DUF1062 domain-containing protein gives MLNNWMVIPICLPLVRRRCHTCTSERFRASGKFRVNANQKLIDAWLLARCTACGETAKLTFLERMNVRSIQPELLDRLHDNDPGLTAELLQDPALQRRNRIALDWDNAWRLDTGGSDHLDHEVIDVSVRFVARIPVRPVRLIAEGCGLSRAEVERLIMEGNLVSAVRLSGKLSGDFTFTLKR, from the coding sequence GTGCTCAATAACTGGATGGTCATTCCCATTTGCCTGCCGCTCGTTCGCCGTCGTTGCCATACGTGCACGTCCGAGCGCTTCCGGGCGAGCGGTAAATTTCGCGTCAACGCGAACCAAAAACTCATCGACGCCTGGCTCCTCGCGCGCTGTACCGCTTGCGGGGAAACTGCAAAACTTACGTTCCTGGAGCGGATGAATGTACGCTCCATACAACCTGAGCTGCTGGACCGGCTGCATGACAACGATCCTGGCCTGACAGCTGAGCTGCTCCAGGATCCGGCCTTGCAGCGCCGTAATCGCATCGCCCTCGACTGGGACAACGCCTGGCGCCTGGACACCGGCGGATCGGATCACCTGGACCACGAGGTGATCGACGTCTCGGTCCGCTTTGTGGCGCGGATCCCTGTCCGGCCGGTGCGACTGATCGCTGAAGGTTGTGGTCTTTCGCGGGCCGAGGTAGAAAGACTGATCATGGAGGGAAATCTCGTTTCGGCGGTCCGGCTGAGTGGCAAGCTTTCCGGAGACTTCACCTTCACGCTCAAGCGCTGA
- a CDS encoding AraC family transcriptional regulator: MRVEPIDDLLGTMTIEDSHYVRIAARAPWGIAFPSRHLARLILVSQGSCWLTGAGLNEPRRLTDQDCFLVRAGATFELQDTLGRELVDCEDISGDPEVPAIAGGNGELTEIVSSRFTVDAVAADALFALLPPLTRISLDVATGRLLQTTFNLIAQETMAGEPAAGFVTSRLSEVLFVQALRACFAEVGSGSIGWLAALREPRLATAMRALHADLAHPWTLGELAHIADMSRSSFAATFRATAGDTPLGYLATWRMYRAKRLLRETTMSVHEVALEVGYQTGQALSRAFQHREGVPPGAWRRTSTPRARVSRAARRVRR; encoded by the coding sequence GTGCGGGTGGAACCCATTGACGATCTGCTCGGGACGATGACGATCGAGGACTCCCACTACGTCCGTATCGCAGCGCGCGCTCCGTGGGGGATCGCGTTCCCCTCGCGACATCTCGCCAGACTGATCCTTGTCTCGCAAGGGTCATGTTGGCTTACCGGAGCGGGGTTGAATGAACCGCGACGCCTCACGGACCAGGACTGCTTCCTCGTCCGAGCCGGGGCGACCTTCGAGCTGCAGGACACCCTCGGACGCGAGCTCGTCGACTGCGAGGACATCTCCGGGGATCCGGAGGTCCCGGCCATCGCGGGCGGTAACGGCGAACTCACGGAGATCGTCTCCAGCCGGTTCACCGTCGACGCCGTCGCCGCCGATGCGCTGTTCGCGCTCCTGCCGCCACTGACCCGGATCAGCCTCGACGTAGCCACTGGACGGCTGCTGCAGACCACCTTCAACCTGATCGCCCAGGAGACGATGGCCGGGGAGCCCGCCGCCGGTTTCGTCACCAGCCGACTCTCCGAGGTGCTGTTCGTTCAAGCTCTACGCGCCTGCTTCGCCGAGGTGGGTAGCGGCTCGATCGGGTGGCTCGCCGCGCTGCGGGAGCCGCGGCTGGCCACCGCGATGCGGGCGCTACACGCCGACCTCGCCCACCCATGGACGCTCGGCGAGCTCGCGCACATCGCGGACATGTCCCGGTCGTCCTTCGCGGCCACGTTCCGAGCGACAGCCGGTGACACGCCCCTGGGCTACCTCGCGACCTGGCGGATGTATCGGGCGAAGCGACTTCTGCGCGAAACAACGATGAGCGTGCACGAGGTTGCCCTCGAAGTCGGATACCAGACGGGCCAGGCGCTGAGCCGTGCTTTCCAGCATCGCGAAGGTGTACCACCGGGAGCCTGGCGACGAACGTCAACTCCGCGAGCTCGCGTCAGCCGAGCTGCTCGGCGAGTCCGACGATGA
- a CDS encoding NADH:flavin oxidoreductase/NADH oxidase produces MTVATSAAWTPLRLRELSVPNRVWLSPMCQYSADDSGVPTDWHLIHYGARAIGGVGMVMVECTGVAPDMRTTAQDLGLWSEEQVAGHQRLTSTIRSLGSVPAVQIGAAGRKSSHGVPWDNSGTRSPVGRENGGWQPLAPSPIAFASLAVPTEMTTLDGTRVLEDISRAARNAHRAGYEALELHGASGYLFHEFLSPLSNLRTDGWGGSLEGRMRFPLEMVTAARTLWPDDKPLIVRLPVSDLIEGGLTVEEATAVAARLGMVGVDMIDLASGVLTPEAPRPAEPLHNARYGPQLRTAGVPVAASGVIREADHLDEAIPDLVDTVLIGRPMLRDPYWALRIRDTDPRESWPKQYHRAF; encoded by the coding sequence ATGACCGTGGCAACCTCAGCGGCGTGGACTCCGCTGCGTCTACGAGAGCTGTCGGTGCCCAATCGCGTGTGGCTTTCGCCAATGTGCCAGTACTCTGCGGACGACTCGGGAGTGCCGACCGACTGGCATCTCATCCACTACGGGGCTCGGGCGATCGGGGGCGTGGGCATGGTGATGGTCGAGTGCACCGGCGTGGCCCCCGACATGCGCACCACCGCGCAGGACCTTGGGCTGTGGAGCGAGGAGCAGGTAGCCGGTCATCAACGGCTCACATCCACCATCCGCTCCCTGGGGTCAGTGCCAGCGGTCCAGATCGGAGCCGCGGGCCGCAAGAGCTCGCACGGGGTGCCGTGGGACAACAGCGGGACTCGAAGCCCGGTGGGTCGCGAGAATGGCGGGTGGCAGCCGCTCGCGCCCTCACCGATCGCGTTCGCCAGCCTGGCGGTACCGACCGAGATGACCACGCTGGACGGCACGAGGGTACTCGAGGACATCAGCCGAGCCGCCCGCAATGCCCATCGTGCTGGTTATGAGGCACTGGAGCTACACGGGGCCAGTGGCTACCTGTTCCACGAGTTCCTGTCCCCACTGTCCAATCTGCGTACCGACGGATGGGGAGGAAGTCTCGAGGGGCGGATGCGGTTCCCGCTGGAGATGGTCACCGCTGCCAGGACCCTTTGGCCCGATGACAAACCACTGATCGTGCGACTGCCTGTCTCGGATCTGATCGAAGGTGGCCTGACGGTCGAGGAAGCGACTGCCGTCGCCGCCCGGCTTGGCATGGTTGGCGTAGACATGATCGACCTCGCTTCGGGCGTGTTGACACCGGAGGCGCCCCGACCCGCCGAGCCGCTGCATAATGCCCGATACGGGCCGCAGCTGCGCACGGCGGGCGTCCCGGTGGCGGCGTCGGGTGTGATCCGCGAGGCCGACCACCTTGACGAGGCGATCCCCGACCTGGTGGACACGGTGTTGATCGGACGACCGATGCTGCGCGACCCCTACTGGGCACTGCGGATCCGGGATACCGATCCACGCGAATCCTGGCCCAAGCAGTACCACCGCGCTTTTTGA
- a CDS encoding HNH endonuclease signature motif containing protein: MTRTDGMDTSRMGEEELLAALGEIEQQRRVLYARELAVLAELDGRNTASRKGYRDVAALAREILRVNPHDARQRVAHARALVARHGPTGTPLEPDLPEVGTALAEGAIGPEHVEVIRATVAKFPQPIHLDDRDHAEALLTKAAREYEPHTVGTLSKEILARLDQDGTPPTEEELVQPDRVLDWRTTRGGRIRGNFDLDAETAALLTGLVEPRATPRSTKEAPDRRSKYQRQGDAFAEVLRVAAGCPEEGPTEAGEPFTVMVSITLEDLKHGTGYGLLQGQESYSAAQIRRMACDSYVVPAVLGSRGEILDIGQKRRTVPLAIRRALILRDKGCAFPGCRRKPQQCDAHHVIYWAEGGPTALYNLALLCLFHHNLIHHTEWQVRMRNGLPEFIPPAFLDPERRPRRNLLHRQGKEDV, translated from the coding sequence GTGACCAGGACCGATGGGATGGACACCTCCCGCATGGGCGAGGAGGAACTGCTGGCCGCGCTGGGCGAGATCGAACAGCAGCGGCGAGTTCTCTACGCCCGGGAGTTGGCGGTGCTGGCCGAGCTGGACGGCCGCAACACCGCCTCCCGCAAGGGGTATCGGGATGTGGCCGCCCTGGCGCGGGAAATCCTGCGGGTCAACCCGCACGACGCCCGCCAGCGGGTGGCCCACGCCCGGGCACTGGTGGCCCGGCACGGGCCCACCGGCACCCCGCTGGAGCCCGACCTGCCCGAAGTGGGTACGGCCCTGGCAGAAGGGGCGATCGGGCCCGAGCACGTGGAAGTGATCCGGGCGACCGTGGCGAAGTTCCCGCAGCCAATCCACCTGGACGACCGCGACCACGCCGAAGCCCTGCTGACCAAAGCGGCGCGGGAGTACGAACCGCACACCGTGGGAACGTTGAGTAAAGAGATCCTGGCCCGGCTGGACCAGGACGGCACCCCACCCACCGAGGAGGAGCTGGTCCAACCTGATCGGGTACTGGACTGGCGCACCACCCGCGGTGGCCGGATCCGAGGAAACTTTGACCTGGACGCCGAAACCGCCGCCCTGCTGACCGGGCTGGTGGAGCCGCGGGCGACACCCCGCAGCACGAAAGAGGCACCGGACCGGCGGAGTAAGTACCAGCGGCAGGGGGACGCGTTCGCCGAGGTACTGCGGGTGGCCGCCGGGTGTCCGGAGGAGGGGCCGACCGAGGCGGGGGAGCCGTTCACCGTCATGGTCTCGATCACCCTGGAGGATCTGAAGCACGGCACGGGGTATGGGCTGCTGCAGGGGCAGGAGTCGTATTCGGCGGCCCAGATCCGGCGGATGGCCTGCGACTCGTATGTGGTACCCGCGGTGCTGGGTAGTAGGGGCGAGATCCTGGACATCGGGCAGAAACGCCGCACCGTCCCCCTCGCGATCCGGCGGGCGTTGATCCTGCGCGACAAGGGATGCGCGTTTCCGGGCTGCCGGAGAAAACCCCAGCAATGCGACGCGCACCACGTGATCTACTGGGCTGAGGGTGGGCCGACAGCGCTGTACAACCTCGCGCTGCTATGTCTCTTCCACCACAACCTCATCCACCACACCGAATGGCAGGTACGGATGCGCAACGGACTCCCCGAGTTCATCCCACCCGCCTTTCTGGATCCGGAGCGAAGACCCAGGCGCAACCTTTTACACCGCCAAGGAAAGGAGGACGTATGA
- a CDS encoding sensor histidine kinase: MSWRPPRLPYLGLRTRIAMVVILITTMATTGMALGAYQLQANTTKDRFDNAANAGFSSDIAQARARVDAVAGQPHNRVERVVDYMRGRQGVDWGVFAYHGSPRPAEGHGPPATMVASSTWLRPSAIGAIPHPPSWMLDEAYLGTQPQPSTTMETDGGVPVQVIAGWLAPRLALVEYYNLGPMRAELDRLQDILTMIALVVAALGVVAAVIAAARIQRPVRRVAAAARELGDGDLDIRLPVRGRDELADLTSSFNTMARRLSESIEELKAKDNQQRRFVADVAHDLRTPVASVVAAADSLEHADPQSRARSAHLLGTQARRLAKLVEDLLEISRFDAGAAELRPERVDLAALVREAIEVSTGEAEVRLAAEGDVTVTADPRRLHTIACNLLANSVRHGAAPITVTIDGTRFDLVTVRVADSGPGIPEELMPILFDRFVRGDRSRRATEGSGLGLAIVKENVAAHGGRIEVTNMDGAVFTLALPRHAQDRPAEDAG, from the coding sequence GTGAGCTGGCGCCCTCCCCGCCTGCCGTATCTCGGGCTGCGCACCCGGATCGCCATGGTGGTGATCCTGATCACGACCATGGCCACGACCGGGATGGCCTTGGGCGCCTACCAGCTACAGGCGAACACCACGAAGGACCGGTTCGACAATGCCGCGAACGCGGGCTTCTCCTCCGACATCGCCCAGGCCAGGGCGCGGGTGGACGCCGTAGCCGGGCAGCCGCACAACCGGGTCGAGCGGGTGGTCGACTACATGCGCGGCAGGCAGGGGGTCGACTGGGGCGTCTTCGCCTACCACGGCTCGCCCCGGCCCGCGGAAGGGCATGGCCCGCCGGCCACGATGGTTGCCAGCAGCACCTGGTTGCGGCCGTCGGCGATCGGGGCGATCCCGCACCCGCCTTCCTGGATGCTCGACGAGGCCTATCTGGGTACGCAGCCACAGCCGTCGACCACCATGGAGACCGATGGCGGTGTCCCGGTGCAGGTGATCGCCGGCTGGCTGGCGCCCCGCCTGGCGCTCGTGGAGTACTACAACCTGGGGCCGATGCGGGCCGAGCTCGACCGGTTGCAGGACATCCTGACGATGATCGCGCTGGTGGTAGCGGCGCTGGGGGTGGTCGCGGCGGTGATCGCCGCGGCCCGCATCCAGCGGCCGGTGCGCCGGGTGGCCGCGGCCGCACGCGAACTGGGCGACGGCGACCTGGACATCCGGCTACCGGTACGGGGCCGGGACGAGCTCGCGGACCTGACCAGCTCGTTCAACACGATGGCCCGCAGGCTCAGCGAGTCCATCGAGGAGCTGAAGGCCAAGGACAACCAGCAGCGGCGGTTCGTCGCCGATGTGGCGCACGACCTGCGCACCCCGGTGGCGTCCGTGGTGGCGGCGGCCGACAGCCTCGAGCACGCCGACCCGCAGTCCCGCGCCCGCTCCGCGCACCTGCTCGGCACCCAGGCCCGGCGGCTGGCCAAACTGGTCGAGGACCTGCTGGAGATCTCCCGCTTCGATGCCGGGGCCGCCGAACTGCGACCCGAGCGGGTCGACCTGGCGGCGCTGGTACGGGAGGCCATCGAGGTGAGCACCGGCGAGGCGGAGGTGCGGCTGGCGGCGGAGGGGGACGTGACCGTGACCGCCGACCCGCGGCGACTGCACACCATCGCCTGCAACCTGCTCGCCAACAGTGTGCGGCACGGTGCGGCGCCGATCACCGTGACCATCGACGGAACCCGGTTCGACCTGGTGACCGTCCGCGTCGCCGACTCAGGGCCGGGGATTCCGGAGGAGCTGATGCCCATCTTGTTCGACCGCTTCGTCCGCGGTGACCGGTCCCGCAGGGCCACCGAGGGCAGCGGGCTCGGGCTGGCCATTGTCAAGGAGAACGTGGCAGCGCACGGCGGGCGGATCGAGGTGACCAATATGGACGGAGCTGTGTTCACCCTGGCCCTGCCCCGGCATGCCCAGGACCGGCCGGCCGAGGATGCTGGCTAA
- a CDS encoding response regulator transcription factor: MPRVLLVEDDDALAEAFSLALGGLGHQVDVASDGERALEALFGSGAGTDVVLLDVMLPGIDGFEVCRRIRARSMVPVILLTARGDPIDIVVGLEGGADDYVVKPTEPRVIDARMKAVLRRSSHTPAPSEPTVRIGTLEIDPAAMVATKEGAELDLTATELRLLMEFAEHPGQVLSRQTLLKRVWDYGYVGDSRIVDAAVARLRAKIEDDPGNPALLRTARGLGYRLVRP, translated from the coding sequence ATGCCACGAGTACTGCTGGTAGAGGACGACGATGCGCTGGCCGAGGCCTTCTCGCTGGCCCTTGGCGGGCTGGGACACCAGGTCGACGTGGCGTCCGATGGGGAGCGAGCGCTGGAGGCGCTGTTCGGCTCCGGCGCGGGTACCGATGTGGTGCTGCTGGACGTGATGCTGCCCGGGATCGACGGGTTCGAGGTGTGCCGCCGTATCCGGGCCCGCAGCATGGTGCCGGTGATCCTGCTGACCGCGCGGGGCGACCCGATCGACATCGTGGTGGGCCTGGAGGGCGGGGCCGATGACTACGTGGTCAAACCCACCGAGCCGCGGGTGATCGACGCCAGGATGAAGGCCGTCCTGCGCAGGTCCTCGCATACGCCCGCACCGAGTGAGCCCACCGTGCGAATCGGCACCCTGGAGATCGACCCGGCTGCCATGGTGGCGACCAAGGAGGGCGCTGAGCTCGACCTCACGGCGACCGAGCTGCGGCTGCTGATGGAGTTCGCCGAGCATCCCGGGCAGGTGTTGAGCAGGCAGACGCTGCTCAAGCGGGTGTGGGACTACGGCTACGTGGGCGATTCGCGGATCGTGGACGCCGCCGTCGCACGGCTGCGGGCGAAGATCGAGGACGACCCGGGTAACCCGGCGCTGCTGCGCACCGCGCGCGGGCTCGGGTACCGCCTGGTGCGCCCGTGA
- a CDS encoding AMP-binding protein, which yields MNRLLADAGLLARTATAIGRAGVLTATRPGHLLPALRAYLDSGASLATITALAAVHAPDTPAVIDERGPLSYAQLRERTTAIAGALRTEYGLGSGSTVGVLCRNHRGFVLATVAAARLGADVVLLNTEFSGPQLRTVLERHRPDVVIADEEYLPLLDGVRTVLAWHEGDPGEPTLDALTGPRPPRPRGQGRITLLTSGTTGTPKGAPRSADALAFAGPLATILDRGGLRLGDPVLVAPPLFHGFGFAMFGLAAFLRSPIVLRRKFDAAATVAALGEHRIRCLAVVPAMLHRILALPREDRDPTLPAGLRCVLSGAAPLPPALATRALDELGEVLCNGYGSSEIGIAAIAGPADLRAAPATVGRPTLGVPVAILDEHGKQVPEGEIGTVHVGGRQVFGGYTGGGSKGTVRGLMSTGDRGHFDREGRLYIDGRADDMIVSGGENVYPQEVEDVLSRHQQVGDAAVLGVADEEFGQRLVAYVVAEPGHAPTEEELRQHVRDNLARYKVPRAVVFLDQLPRNPTGKLLRRELPRA from the coding sequence GTGAACCGGCTGCTGGCCGACGCGGGACTGCTGGCGCGGACCGCCACCGCGATCGGCCGCGCGGGCGTGCTCACCGCCACCCGGCCCGGCCACCTGCTGCCCGCACTGCGGGCCTATCTCGATTCCGGGGCCTCGCTGGCCACGATCACCGCGCTGGCCGCGGTACACGCCCCGGACACCCCCGCCGTGATCGATGAGCGCGGCCCGCTCAGCTACGCGCAACTGCGCGAGCGCACCACCGCGATCGCCGGGGCCCTGCGCACCGAGTACGGCCTCGGCTCCGGCTCCACGGTCGGCGTGCTCTGCCGCAACCACCGTGGTTTCGTGCTCGCGACCGTGGCCGCCGCGCGGCTCGGCGCCGACGTGGTGCTGCTGAACACCGAGTTCTCCGGGCCGCAACTGCGCACGGTGCTGGAGCGGCACCGGCCCGATGTGGTGATCGCCGACGAGGAGTACCTGCCGCTGCTGGACGGCGTGCGTACCGTGCTCGCCTGGCACGAGGGCGATCCCGGCGAGCCGACCCTGGACGCCCTCACGGGTCCGCGGCCGCCCCGGCCCCGCGGGCAGGGCCGGATCACCCTGCTGACCTCCGGAACCACCGGTACGCCGAAGGGGGCACCGCGCAGCGCGGACGCGCTCGCGTTCGCCGGACCGCTGGCCACCATCCTGGACCGTGGCGGGCTGCGCCTCGGGGACCCGGTGCTGGTGGCGCCCCCGCTGTTCCACGGCTTCGGTTTCGCCATGTTCGGCCTCGCCGCCTTCCTGCGCTCCCCCATCGTGCTGCGCAGGAAGTTCGACGCGGCGGCCACGGTGGCCGCGCTCGGCGAGCACCGGATCCGTTGCCTTGCCGTGGTTCCGGCGATGCTGCACCGCATCCTCGCGCTGCCGAGGGAAGACCGCGACCCTACCCTGCCGGCCGGCCTGCGCTGCGTGCTGTCCGGAGCGGCTCCGCTCCCGCCCGCGCTGGCCACCAGGGCGCTGGACGAACTCGGCGAGGTGCTGTGCAACGGCTACGGCTCCAGCGAGATCGGGATCGCGGCCATCGCCGGTCCGGCGGACCTGCGGGCCGCACCGGCCACCGTAGGCAGGCCGACCCTCGGCGTCCCGGTGGCGATCCTGGACGAGCACGGCAAGCAGGTACCCGAAGGGGAGATCGGGACGGTGCACGTCGGCGGCAGGCAGGTGTTCGGCGGCTACACCGGCGGCGGGAGCAAGGGCACCGTGCGCGGGCTGATGAGCACAGGGGACCGGGGACATTTCGACCGCGAGGGCAGACTGTACATCGACGGCAGGGCCGACGACATGATCGTCTCCGGTGGGGAGAACGTGTACCCGCAGGAGGTCGAGGACGTGCTGTCCCGGCACCAGCAGGTCGGCGACGCCGCCGTGCTGGGGGTCGCGGACGAGGAGTTCGGGCAGCGCCTGGTCGCCTACGTGGTCGCCGAACCGGGCCACGCGCCGACCGAGGAGGAACTGCGCCAACACGTGCGGGACAACCTGGCCAGGTACAAGGTTCCCCGCGCGGTGGTGTTTCTCGACCAGCTACCACGCAACCCGACCGGCAAGCTGCTGCGGCGGGAGCTGCCCCGCGCATGA